Proteins encoded within one genomic window of Arachis ipaensis cultivar K30076 chromosome B08, Araip1.1, whole genome shotgun sequence:
- the LOC107611757 gene encoding uncharacterized protein LOC107611757 produces the protein MVDCKPIDTPIQVNHKLKIVEGATLTDKEWYQRLVGKLIYLSHTRPNIAYDVGIVSQFMHKPQEDHMEAAMRIVWYLKGALGSGIIFKRNGHLKVETYTNANWADNPNDRRSTAGYFTLVGGNLVTWKSKKQKVVALSSAEAEF, from the coding sequence ATGGTGGATTGCAAACCAATAGATACGCCCATCCAAGTTAATCACAAGTTGAAGATAGTAGAAGGTGCCACCCTAACAGATAAGGAATGGTACCAGCGACTGGTTGGAAAACTAATTTACTTATCACATACTCGGCCTAACATAGCTTATGATGTGGGAATAGTAAGTCAGTTTATGCATAAGCCACAAGAAGATCATATGGAAGCTGCCATGAGGATAGTTTGGTATTTGAAGGGAGCTCTAGGAAGTGGAATCATTTTCAAAAGGAATGGCCATTTGAAGGTTGAGACATACACTAACGCAAATTGGGCGGACAACCCAAATGATAGAAGATCAACAGCTGGTTACTTTACACTTGTTGGAGGCAACCTAGTAACTTGGAAAAGCAAGAAGCAGAAAGTTGTAGCTCTTTCAAGCGCAGAGGCAGAATTTTGA